A single Carettochelys insculpta isolate YL-2023 chromosome 2, ASM3395843v1, whole genome shotgun sequence DNA region contains:
- the LOC142009051 gene encoding vacuolar protein sorting-associated protein 28 homolog has product MFRPSGHVLYCAPFPQLSTWSGTRLSLGNALCWGLYGACYPALSLPSLIVTLLLLQLDCPLAMERIKEDRPITIKDDKGNLNRCIADIVSLFITVMDKLRLEIRAMDEIQPDLRELMETMNRMSHLPPDFEGRQKVNQWLQTLSGMSASDELDDSHVRQMLFDLESAYNAFNRFLHS; this is encoded by the exons ATGTTCAGACCGTCTGGCCACGTTCTGTactgtgctcccttcccccagcttagCACATGGAGCGGAACCCGGCTTTCCCTGGGAAATGCTCTTTGTTGGGGGTTATATGGTGCTtgttaccctgccctgagcttgccCAGCCTCATTGTAACCCTCCTTCTGCTGCAGCTCGACTGCCCGCTGGCCATGGAGAGGATCAAGGAGGATCGGCCAATCACCATCAAGGACGACAAGGGCAACCTGAACCGCTGCATTGCTGACATCGTCTCT ctttTCATCACAGTGATGGACAAGCTGCGCCTGGAGATCCGAGCCATGGATGAG ATCCAGCCAGACCTGCGGGAGCTGATGGAGACGATGAACCGCATGAGCCACCTACCTCCTGACTTCGAGGGGAGACAGAAAGTGAACCAGTG GCTGCAGACGCTGAGCGGCATGTCTGCCTCTGACGAGCTGGACGATTCCCACGTGCGCCAGATGCTGTTTGATTTGGAATCCGCCTACAATGCCTTCAACCGGTTCCTGCACTCCTGA